The following proteins are encoded in a genomic region of Pseudodesulfovibrio mercurii:
- the radA gene encoding DNA repair protein RadA, with protein sequence MKTKETYRCAACGAQSPRWQGQCPSCKEWNTLEAVTVTRRDSRPVGAAASQATPQVLEDLESEHLGARTSGLPSLDHLLGEGLVPGAAILLGGEPGIGKSTLLLQLAGSQARLGHTAVYLSGEESLPQLKARADRLGLLGPGLLAMATNKVEDGLAVLEGPNPPELLIVDSVQTLASPLAEGIPGSVSQVRAVSSELVEKTKKCGTTLILVGHVTKDGQIAGPKLLEHMVDTVLYLEGDRKHFSRILRVLKNRFGPSDELIVFTMKEQGLEVVEDPATFFLGARDPSLSGTAMALAVDGQRPFAVEVQALVSKSFLTIPRRTALGFDTNRLNLLLAVLEKRLRLNLSGHDIYAKITGGLASRDPGLDLAVVAAVMSSFYDQPLPEASVYWGEIDLNGQVRPVAAHDVRLKQAARLGHGPVCHSGTAPTLADLQRLLFGKR encoded by the coding sequence ATGAAAACCAAGGAAACCTACCGTTGCGCCGCCTGCGGCGCGCAGTCCCCCCGCTGGCAGGGCCAGTGCCCGTCGTGCAAGGAATGGAACACGCTCGAGGCCGTGACCGTGACCAGGCGGGACTCGCGTCCGGTGGGCGCGGCCGCGTCCCAGGCAACGCCCCAGGTCCTGGAGGACCTCGAAAGCGAGCACCTCGGGGCTCGGACCTCCGGGCTGCCCTCCCTGGACCACCTCCTCGGCGAGGGGCTGGTGCCGGGCGCGGCCATCCTGCTCGGCGGCGAACCCGGCATCGGCAAGTCCACCCTGCTCCTCCAGCTGGCGGGCAGCCAGGCGCGCCTGGGGCACACGGCGGTCTACCTGTCGGGCGAGGAATCCCTGCCCCAGCTCAAGGCCAGGGCGGACCGCCTCGGCCTGCTCGGGCCGGGGCTGCTGGCCATGGCCACCAACAAGGTCGAGGACGGCCTGGCCGTGCTCGAAGGGCCGAACCCGCCGGAACTGCTCATCGTGGACTCGGTCCAGACCCTGGCCTCGCCGCTGGCCGAGGGCATCCCCGGCTCGGTCAGCCAGGTGCGCGCCGTGTCGAGCGAGCTGGTGGAGAAGACCAAGAAGTGCGGGACCACCCTGATCCTGGTGGGCCACGTGACCAAGGACGGCCAGATCGCCGGGCCCAAGCTCCTCGAGCACATGGTCGACACGGTCCTGTACCTGGAGGGCGACCGCAAGCATTTCTCGCGCATCCTGCGCGTGCTCAAGAACCGTTTCGGGCCGAGCGACGAGCTCATCGTCTTCACCATGAAGGAGCAGGGGCTTGAGGTGGTCGAGGACCCGGCGACCTTCTTCCTGGGGGCGCGGGACCCGTCCCTGTCGGGCACGGCCATGGCACTGGCCGTGGATGGGCAGCGGCCCTTCGCCGTGGAGGTCCAGGCCCTGGTCTCCAAGTCCTTCCTGACCATCCCCAGGCGCACGGCGCTCGGCTTCGACACCAACCGCCTGAACCTGCTCCTGGCCGTGCTCGAAAAACGGCTGCGCCTGAACCTGAGCGGCCACGACATCTACGCCAAGATCACCGGCGGGCTGGCCTCGCGCGACCCCGGCCTGGACCTGGCCGTGGTGGCCGCGGTCATGTCCTCGTTCTACGACCAGCCGTTGCCCGAGGCCTCGGTCTACTGGGGCGAGATCGACCTGAACGGCCAGGTGCGCCCGGTGGCCGCCCACGACGTGCGCCTGAAGCAGGCCGCGCGGCTGGGCCACGGCCCGGTCTGCCACTCGGGCACGGCCCCGACCCTGGCCGACCTGCAACGGCTGCTCTTCGGCAAGCGGTAG
- a CDS encoding AzlC family ABC transporter permease, whose product MDDRRQSLLAGARDSIPILLGMLPFGLICGAVSAGAGMSLWGALGFTWAINAGASQLAAVQLMTHHASLVVVVLTGLIINLRFFMYSASIAPHLKTMPLPGRALLGFILSDQAYALSIARYARQDAEPVNKPYYFLGAGLAVWGSYSVGAVLGATAGAVIPPAWDLGFAVPLTFIAVVVPAIRDRPTALAALAAGTVAYFADGLPYNLGLMAGAVTGILIGYLAERRLARA is encoded by the coding sequence ATGGACGATAGACGACAATCCCTTCTGGCCGGGGCGCGCGACTCCATCCCCATTCTCCTGGGCATGCTTCCCTTCGGGCTCATCTGCGGCGCGGTCAGCGCGGGCGCGGGCATGTCCCTGTGGGGGGCGCTCGGCTTCACCTGGGCCATCAACGCGGGGGCCAGCCAGCTGGCCGCGGTCCAGCTCATGACCCACCACGCCTCCCTGGTCGTGGTCGTGCTCACCGGGCTGATCATCAACCTGCGCTTTTTCATGTACTCGGCCTCCATCGCCCCGCACCTCAAGACCATGCCCCTGCCCGGCCGGGCCCTGCTCGGCTTCATCCTCTCGGACCAGGCCTATGCCCTGTCCATCGCCCGCTACGCCCGGCAGGACGCGGAGCCCGTGAACAAGCCGTACTATTTCCTCGGCGCGGGCCTGGCCGTGTGGGGCTCCTATTCCGTGGGCGCGGTTCTCGGGGCGACCGCGGGCGCGGTCATTCCGCCCGCCTGGGACCTGGGTTTCGCCGTGCCCCTGACCTTTATCGCCGTGGTCGTGCCCGCCATCAGGGACCGGCCCACGGCCCTGGCCGCCCTGGCCGCCGGAACGGTGGCCTATTTCGCCGACGGACTGCCCTATAACCTCGGGCTCATGGCCGGGGCCGTGACCGGCATCCTGATCGGCTACCTGGCCGAACGGAGGCTCGCCCGTGCGTGA
- a CDS encoding AzlD domain-containing protein, with translation MRDASAWWLVAVLIGLGTFLIRFSFILIVDRVTFPEAVVRMLRFIPASVLPAIIVPAVLLHGTDGGPTGLARPAAAAVAVLAAWKTRSILVTILSGMATLWLLRAIL, from the coding sequence GTGCGTGACGCGTCCGCCTGGTGGCTGGTGGCCGTCCTGATCGGGCTGGGCACCTTCCTGATCCGCTTTTCCTTCATCCTCATCGTGGACCGCGTGACCTTTCCCGAGGCCGTGGTCCGCATGCTCCGGTTCATCCCGGCCTCGGTCCTGCCCGCCATCATCGTGCCCGCCGTGCTCCTGCACGGCACGGACGGCGGCCCCACGGGCCTGGCCCGTCCGGCGGCGGCCGCCGTGGCCGTGCTGGCCGCCTGGAAGACCCGCAGCATCCTGGTGACCATCCTCAGCGGCATGGCCACCCTCTGGCTCCTCCGGGCCATACTCTAA
- the cbiD gene encoding cobalt-precorrin-5B (C(1))-methyltransferase CbiD: MSRGLRTGRTTGTCAAAAAMAGVRFLLTGETVASVDAPLPPGGALTVPVERIEPEDGAVRVTVVKDGGDDPDATHGHEIQAVVRVEPGDGPLGVVLAGGRGVGRATLPGLPVAVGEPAINPDPRRQIEAAVRLAAQGLTSGRVTVTIEVPEGETIARATMNPRLGIVGGISILGTQGIVKPYSHASWKATIEEGLSVARAQGLDRAVMTTGRRSERLYLDARPDTPETALIQAADFFEFAMNAAADHGFTRAAWSLFFGKLVKQAQGLPYTHAGTHPVDFALLADRCLEAGCDPAHAPAVRAANTARQVLDLLADDPGRPALIALLAGHAKRAAETFSGNRVAVEYLVFDFDGARLFGD, from the coding sequence GTGAGCCGGGGGCTGCGCACCGGCCGGACCACCGGCACCTGCGCCGCAGCCGCGGCCATGGCCGGGGTCCGCTTCCTGCTGACCGGCGAAACCGTGGCGTCCGTGGATGCCCCCCTGCCGCCCGGCGGCGCGCTGACCGTGCCCGTGGAGCGCATCGAGCCCGAGGACGGCGCGGTCCGCGTCACGGTCGTCAAGGACGGCGGCGACGACCCGGACGCCACCCACGGCCACGAGATCCAGGCCGTGGTCCGGGTGGAGCCGGGGGACGGCCCCTTGGGCGTGGTCCTCGCCGGCGGCCGGGGCGTGGGCCGGGCCACCCTGCCGGGCCTGCCCGTGGCCGTAGGCGAACCGGCCATCAACCCCGACCCGCGCCGCCAGATCGAGGCGGCGGTCCGGCTGGCCGCCCAGGGACTGACCTCCGGGCGCGTCACCGTGACCATCGAGGTCCCCGAGGGCGAGACCATCGCCAGGGCGACCATGAACCCGCGCCTGGGCATCGTCGGCGGCATCTCCATCCTGGGCACCCAGGGCATCGTCAAGCCCTACTCCCACGCCTCCTGGAAGGCGACCATCGAGGAGGGGCTGAGCGTGGCCCGGGCCCAGGGGCTCGACCGGGCGGTCATGACCACGGGCCGCCGCAGCGAGCGCCTTTACCTCGACGCCCGGCCCGACACCCCGGAAACGGCCCTGATCCAGGCCGCCGATTTCTTCGAGTTCGCCATGAACGCCGCCGCCGACCACGGCTTCACCCGGGCGGCCTGGTCCCTGTTCTTCGGCAAGCTGGTCAAGCAGGCTCAGGGGCTGCCCTACACCCACGCCGGGACCCACCCCGTGGACTTCGCCCTGCTGGCCGACCGCTGCCTCGAAGCGGGCTGCGACCCGGCCCACGCCCCGGCCGTCCGCGCGGCCAACACCGCCCGCCAGGTCCTCGACCTGCTGGCCGACGACCCGGGCCGCCCGGCCCTGATCGCCCTGCTGGCCGGACACGCCAAACGGGCCGCTGAAACCTTCTCCGGCAACCGGGTCGCGGTGGAATACCTGGTCTTCGACTTCGACGGCGCCCGCCTGTTCGGGGACTGA
- a CDS encoding SDR family oxidoreductase has product MADGRVLVLGSTGYVGGRLVPLLLSRGHPVRAAGRSVDKIRARSWGDKVEAVRAEMHDLESLKQAAEGCDAAFYLVHSMTRPGRDFAEQERDAAYNMVQAAKHAGLKRIIYLGGLGEDREDRPLSTHLRSRAEVGRILALGPAKVTTLRAAQIIGSGSSSFELVRYLADRLPFMITPAWVRTRTQPICIRNVLGYLAGCLENEATAGLTLDIGGPDVLSYEELFHLYSEVAGIPRRRLLPLPFVSPRLSSFWVSLITPVPMPLSRALIEGLRNEVVCRDHRIRELVPQELLSCREAIRRALEKTEQQAVETCLFDVGSACMPEWASVDDPRYAGGTRFEMGYRARLQGDPDKVWEQVARIGGERGWYFGDPLWRLRGLLDRLLAGPGRRGRPRGDSEPRVGDALDFWRVVASDWGRRLLLKAEMRLPGEALLEFRLDTKWDNAVDLSMTAKFLPRGLTGILYWYAMYPFHVLLFGNMLENISDLAGTTLYEPARRVR; this is encoded by the coding sequence ATGGCTGACGGTCGGGTCCTGGTCCTCGGTTCCACGGGCTACGTGGGCGGGCGGCTGGTGCCGCTGCTCTTGTCGCGCGGCCACCCGGTGCGGGCCGCCGGGCGCAGCGTGGACAAGATCCGTGCCCGCTCCTGGGGCGACAAGGTCGAGGCCGTGCGGGCCGAGATGCACGACCTCGAGAGCCTGAAACAGGCGGCCGAGGGGTGCGACGCCGCCTTCTACCTGGTCCACTCCATGACCCGTCCGGGCCGCGACTTCGCCGAGCAGGAGCGCGACGCGGCCTACAACATGGTCCAGGCGGCCAAACACGCGGGCCTCAAGCGGATCATCTACCTCGGCGGGCTGGGCGAGGACCGCGAGGACCGGCCCCTGTCCACGCACCTGCGCTCGCGGGCCGAGGTGGGCCGCATCCTGGCGCTGGGCCCGGCCAAGGTGACCACCCTGCGCGCGGCCCAGATCATCGGCTCGGGCTCCTCGTCCTTCGAACTGGTCCGCTACCTGGCCGACCGGCTGCCGTTCATGATCACCCCGGCCTGGGTGCGCACCAGGACCCAGCCCATCTGCATCCGCAACGTGCTCGGCTACCTGGCCGGGTGCCTCGAAAACGAGGCCACGGCCGGGCTGACGCTCGACATTGGCGGGCCGGACGTCCTGTCCTACGAGGAACTTTTCCATCTCTACTCGGAGGTGGCGGGCATCCCCCGGCGGCGGCTGCTGCCCCTGCCCTTCGTCTCCCCGCGCCTGTCCTCCTTCTGGGTCTCCCTGATCACCCCGGTGCCCATGCCCCTGTCCCGCGCGCTCATCGAGGGGTTGCGCAACGAGGTCGTCTGCCGGGACCACCGCATCCGCGAGCTGGTCCCCCAGGAACTGCTCTCCTGCCGCGAGGCCATCCGCCGCGCCCTGGAAAAGACCGAACAGCAGGCCGTGGAGACCTGCCTGTTCGACGTGGGCTCCGCCTGCATGCCCGAGTGGGCCTCGGTGGACGACCCCCGGTACGCGGGCGGCACGCGCTTCGAGATGGGCTACCGGGCGCGGCTCCAGGGAGACCCGGACAAGGTCTGGGAGCAGGTGGCCCGCATCGGCGGGGAGCGGGGCTGGTATTTCGGCGATCCGTTGTGGCGGCTGCGCGGCCTGCTCGACCGGCTCCTGGCCGGGCCCGGCCGACGGGGCCGCCCGCGCGGCGACAGCGAACCGCGCGTGGGCGACGCCCTGGACTTCTGGCGGGTGGTCGCCTCGGACTGGGGGCGTCGGCTCCTGCTCAAGGCCGAGATGCGCCTGCCCGGCGAGGCCCTGCTGGAATTTCGGCTGGACACCAAGTGGGACAACGCCGTGGACCTGTCCATGACCGCCAAGTTCCTGCCGCGCGGCCTGACCGGCATCCTCTACTGGTATGCCATGTATCCCTTCCACGTGCTGCTCTTCGGGAACATGCTCGAAAACATCTCCGACCTGGCGGGCACCACCCTGTACGAACCCGCCCGGCGGGTGCGCTGA
- a CDS encoding NAD(P)H-dependent glycerol-3-phosphate dehydrogenase: protein MKIAVLGAGAWGTTLADMLAKNGRNTTLWAREPEVVADIRNHRENRVFLPGVTLSEALEVESDPATAFDGADYFLVVIPSQFIRPALVGFRDLLPDRPVLVNASKGIELSTLAPVSRVVAEALEGKGPRYAALSGPSFAAEVSRNMPTSVSLGCEDHDLGRELQEAFSTPYFRVYYTPDYRGVELGGAVKNVIAIAAGIADGLGFGHDARAALITRGLAELSRLGEAMGGQERTFMGLSGMGDLVLTCTGDLSRNRQVGLKLGQGKTLDEIVGEMKAVAEGVKTTQSLHDLAAKLEVELPITEQVYKILYEGKDPAQATTDLMSRDLKDE from the coding sequence ATGAAGATAGCTGTACTGGGCGCGGGCGCATGGGGCACCACCCTGGCCGACATGCTCGCCAAAAATGGCCGGAACACCACCCTGTGGGCGCGCGAGCCCGAGGTGGTGGCCGACATCCGCAACCATCGGGAAAACCGGGTGTTCCTGCCCGGCGTGACCCTGTCCGAAGCGCTTGAGGTCGAGTCCGACCCGGCGACCGCCTTTGACGGGGCCGACTACTTCCTGGTTGTCATCCCCAGCCAGTTCATCCGCCCGGCCCTCGTCGGGTTCCGCGACCTGCTCCCGGACCGCCCGGTCCTGGTCAACGCCTCCAAGGGCATCGAGCTCAGCACCCTGGCCCCGGTGTCCCGCGTGGTGGCCGAGGCGCTGGAGGGCAAGGGGCCCCGGTACGCGGCCCTGTCCGGCCCGTCCTTCGCGGCCGAGGTCTCGCGGAACATGCCCACCTCCGTGTCGCTGGGCTGCGAGGACCACGACCTGGGCCGCGAGCTGCAGGAGGCCTTCTCCACTCCGTATTTCCGCGTCTACTACACCCCGGACTACCGGGGGGTGGAACTGGGCGGCGCGGTCAAGAACGTCATCGCCATCGCGGCGGGCATCGCCGACGGCCTGGGCTTCGGCCACGACGCCCGGGCGGCCCTGATCACGCGCGGCCTGGCCGAGCTGAGTCGGCTGGGCGAGGCCATGGGCGGCCAGGAACGGACCTTCATGGGGCTGTCCGGCATGGGCGACCTGGTCCTGACCTGCACCGGCGACCTGTCGCGCAACCGCCAGGTGGGCCTCAAGCTCGGCCAGGGCAAGACCCTGGACGAGATCGTCGGCGAGATGAAGGCCGTGGCCGAGGGCGTCAAGACCACCCAGTCCCTGCACGACCTGGCGGCGAAGCTCGAAGTGGAGCTGCCCATCACCGAGCAGGTCTACAAGATTCTCTACGAAGGCAAGGACCCGGCCCAGGCCACCACGGACCTGATGAGCCGGGACCTCAAGGATGAGTAA
- a CDS encoding Lrp/AsnC family transcriptional regulator, whose translation MAIRFSETEERILALAGGDLPDTEQPFKTIAEAAGATEREVIDLLADLKKRKIIRRFGATLRHQKAGYGHNAMVAWRVPDERIEEVGQIFADRPEISHCYVRRTYPEWTYNVYTMIHGERPGQTDEVVAELEQAVGIDDHCTLRSLKELKKTSMVYFK comes from the coding sequence ATGGCAATACGATTCAGCGAAACCGAGGAAAGGATTCTCGCCCTGGCGGGTGGCGACCTGCCGGACACCGAGCAGCCGTTCAAGACTATCGCCGAGGCCGCGGGCGCGACCGAGCGGGAGGTCATCGACCTCTTGGCCGATCTCAAGAAGCGCAAGATCATCCGCCGCTTCGGGGCCACCCTGCGCCACCAGAAGGCGGGCTACGGCCACAACGCCATGGTCGCCTGGCGGGTGCCGGACGAGCGCATCGAGGAGGTCGGCCAGATATTCGCCGATCGGCCCGAGATATCCCACTGCTACGTGCGCCGGACCTACCCGGAGTGGACCTACAACGTCTACACCATGATCCACGGCGAGCGGCCCGGCCAGACCGACGAGGTGGTGGCCGAGCTGGAACAGGCAGTGGGCATCGACGACCACTGTACCCTCAGGTCCCTCAAGGAACTCAAGAAGACCTCCATGGTCTATTTCAAATAG